In a genomic window of Pedobacter sp. KBS0701:
- a CDS encoding amidohydrolase family protein, translated as MKKILLALGLVFSATFLFAQQTSFPVNGSFDTRPGMFAFTNATIVVNANQTLTNATLLIKGQTIQAIGAGLAVPKGYVVIDLKGKFIYPSLVDAFSSYGLNEAPVQQRGFGGQRQSIFVSTKKGAYGWNEAIRPETYVKSIFSTDSKKADELRKVGFGSVNVINRDGIARGVSAAVTLNEGTDNSVFLKDQTTANYSFNKGSSSNDYPTSLMGSIALLRQTYYDAQWYGKQKDEYNISLDEFGKQQTIPQIFEVDGWQNILRADKIGKEFGKKYIIKSAGDEYQRINEVKATGASLIIPLTFPKAYDVEDPAEARNITLSQMKGWELAPTNPAALEKAGIKFALTAFGLENSRDFWANIRTAIENGLTEKQALQSVTEIPASLLGISDKVGSLEKGKVANFLISSDNLFKNGNIIFENWVQGKRFVVNKMDVSDVRGAYNLNIDGVGALTLKITGTGGGSTAVIERVGVDSVKTTATFTRNGDWISINFNLKKNPNGDVRLSGYITSANPITLKGESALADGATGKFTATYKEVVKETPKKEEPKATLAMGPVIYPFSAFGNTELPKQETVLIKNGTIWTNEKDGILQNADVLLENGKIKAVGKNLSASGAKVIDATGKHVTAGIIDEHSHIAGSGGINEGAQSVSAEVRVADIINSEDVNIYRQLAGGVTTSHILHGSANPIGGQSQLIKLRWGKSPEELKFAGADGFIKFALGENVKQSNFGTGARFPVTRMGVEQTFVDEFTRAKEYAKALSVKGNSVRKDLELDAIVEILNNKRFITCHSYVQSEINMLIHVADSLGFKINTFTHILEGYKVADKMKAHGIAGSTFSDWWAYKNEVAEAIPYNGKIMHNVGVTTAFNSDDAEMARHLNQEAGKSVLYGNVPEEDALKFVTLNPARMLHIDDKVGSLKAGKDADVVIWTANPLSIYAKAEKTFVDGVAYWDLEKDAQVIKTQQAEKARLIQKMLESKSKGGRTQRPLGDAPRLYNCATLENYSAELTEKEHAH; from the coding sequence ATGAAGAAAATTTTACTTGCCCTTGGGCTGGTATTTTCTGCTACCTTTCTGTTTGCACAGCAAACCTCCTTCCCTGTTAACGGCTCTTTTGATACCAGACCTGGGATGTTTGCCTTCACCAATGCAACGATAGTGGTAAATGCCAACCAAACCTTAACCAATGCTACCCTTTTAATTAAAGGACAAACTATTCAGGCTATTGGAGCTGGCTTAGCCGTGCCTAAAGGTTATGTGGTGATCGATTTAAAAGGAAAATTTATTTATCCATCGCTGGTTGATGCCTTTAGCAGCTACGGACTTAACGAAGCCCCTGTGCAACAACGCGGTTTCGGTGGTCAGCGCCAATCTATTTTTGTTTCTACCAAAAAAGGTGCTTATGGATGGAATGAAGCCATCAGACCTGAAACTTACGTAAAAAGCATCTTCTCAACTGACAGTAAAAAAGCGGATGAATTGCGTAAAGTTGGTTTCGGGAGTGTAAATGTGATTAACCGCGATGGCATTGCACGTGGTGTTTCTGCAGCGGTAACCTTAAATGAAGGTACCGATAACAGTGTATTTTTAAAAGACCAGACCACAGCAAACTATTCATTTAACAAAGGAAGTTCATCAAACGATTACCCTACTTCGTTAATGGGTTCCATTGCTTTATTGCGTCAAACCTATTACGATGCACAATGGTATGGCAAACAAAAAGATGAATATAATATCTCGCTGGATGAATTTGGGAAGCAACAAACTATACCGCAGATTTTTGAAGTGGATGGCTGGCAAAACATCCTGCGTGCCGATAAAATCGGAAAAGAATTTGGCAAGAAATACATCATTAAATCTGCTGGCGATGAATACCAGCGCATTAATGAAGTTAAAGCTACCGGAGCAAGTTTAATCATTCCGTTAACTTTCCCTAAAGCTTACGATGTGGAAGATCCGGCAGAAGCCAGAAATATAACGTTATCACAAATGAAAGGCTGGGAACTGGCGCCAACCAATCCTGCAGCATTGGAAAAAGCGGGAATTAAATTTGCCTTAACAGCATTTGGCTTAGAAAACAGCCGCGACTTCTGGGCAAACATCCGCACAGCGATAGAAAATGGCTTAACTGAAAAACAAGCCTTACAATCGGTTACTGAAATCCCTGCCTCACTTTTGGGCATCAGCGATAAAGTTGGTTCCCTGGAAAAAGGAAAAGTTGCTAACTTTTTGATCTCATCTGATAACCTGTTCAAAAACGGAAACATCATTTTCGAAAACTGGGTACAGGGCAAGCGTTTTGTGGTAAACAAAATGGATGTAAGCGATGTACGCGGCGCTTACAATTTAAATATTGATGGCGTTGGCGCTTTAACGTTAAAAATTACAGGCACTGGTGGCGGATCTACCGCAGTAATCGAAAGAGTTGGTGTAGATAGCGTAAAAACTACGGCCACTTTTACCAGAAATGGCGATTGGATCAGCATTAATTTCAACTTAAAGAAAAATCCAAATGGTGATGTCCGTTTAAGCGGTTACATCACTTCGGCAAATCCAATTACCTTAAAAGGCGAATCGGCATTGGCTGATGGTGCTACAGGTAAATTTACCGCAACTTATAAAGAAGTAGTGAAAGAAACACCTAAAAAAGAGGAGCCTAAAGCTACTTTGGCCATGGGCCCTGTAATTTATCCTTTCTCTGCTTTTGGAAATACTGAATTGCCTAAACAGGAGACTGTACTGATTAAAAACGGTACCATTTGGACGAACGAAAAAGACGGTATCCTTCAAAATGCGGATGTACTTTTAGAAAACGGAAAGATTAAAGCGGTTGGTAAAAACCTTTCGGCCAGCGGCGCAAAAGTAATCGATGCTACAGGAAAACATGTTACTGCGGGCATTATCGACGAGCACTCGCACATTGCCGGCTCCGGAGGAATCAATGAAGGTGCACAATCGGTTTCTGCTGAAGTACGTGTTGCCGACATCATCAACTCTGAAGACGTAAACATTTACCGTCAGTTGGCTGGCGGGGTAACCACTTCTCATATTTTACACGGTTCGGCAAACCCGATTGGTGGCCAGTCGCAATTGATTAAATTACGTTGGGGTAAATCGCCTGAGGAACTGAAATTTGCAGGTGCCGATGGTTTTATCAAATTTGCGCTTGGCGAAAATGTTAAACAGAGTAATTTTGGTACTGGTGCCCGTTTCCCGGTTACGCGTATGGGTGTTGAGCAAACTTTTGTGGATGAATTTACCCGGGCAAAAGAATATGCCAAAGCGCTTTCGGTAAAAGGAAACAGCGTACGTAAAGACCTTGAACTGGATGCCATTGTAGAAATTTTGAACAACAAACGTTTCATTACCTGCCACTCTTATGTACAAAGCGAAATTAACATGTTAATTCATGTAGCTGATAGTTTGGGTTTCAAGATCAACACCTTTACGCACATTTTAGAAGGTTATAAAGTGGCCGATAAAATGAAAGCGCATGGCATTGCAGGCTCGACCTTCTCTGATTGGTGGGCTTATAAAAACGAAGTAGCTGAGGCTATTCCTTATAACGGAAAAATTATGCATAATGTTGGTGTAACCACTGCTTTCAATTCTGATGATGCAGAAATGGCCCGTCACTTAAACCAGGAAGCAGGCAAATCAGTTTTATATGGTAATGTACCTGAAGAAGATGCCCTAAAATTCGTAACGCTTAATCCGGCAAGGATGCTGCATATTGATGACAAAGTGGGTAGCTTAAAAGCAGGTAAAGATGCCGATGTGGTAATCTGGACAGCCAACCCGCTTTCTATTTATGCCAAAGCAGAAAAAACATTTGTAGATGGTGTGGCCTACTGGGACCTTGAAAAAGATGCGCAGGTAATTAAAACACAACAGGCAGAAAAAGCACGTCTGATCCAAAAGATGTTAGAGAGTAAAAGTAAAGGTGGCCGTACGCAACGTCCATTGGGTGATGCACCACGCCTGTATAATTGCGCAACTTTAGAAAACTATTCAGCAGAATTAACCGAGAAAGAACATGCACACTAA
- the trpC gene encoding indole-3-glycerol phosphate synthase TrpC, producing MNILDKIVLRKKEEIAAAKALVSETDLENSVHFKRTPYSFKEFLLAEDRTGIIAEFKRRSPSKGLINGTADVAEVTQAYNAAGASALSVLTDEDFFGGKTDDILAARAVNNIPILRKDFMIDEYQILEAKAWGADIILLIASILTPQQINDFGKFAKDLGLNVLLEVHNLEELERSICPNLDAIGVNNRNLGDFTVDIQTSFDLVNKIPDEFLKISESAISNPQTIKDLKVAGFNGFLIGENFMKTDSPGTAIKEFVAQI from the coding sequence ATGAACATACTAGATAAAATCGTATTACGTAAAAAAGAAGAAATTGCTGCGGCAAAAGCTTTGGTTTCAGAAACAGATTTAGAAAATTCGGTGCATTTTAAGCGAACACCTTATTCTTTTAAAGAGTTTTTATTGGCTGAAGATCGAACAGGGATTATTGCTGAATTTAAGCGTCGCTCGCCTTCAAAAGGTTTGATTAACGGAACAGCCGATGTTGCCGAAGTTACACAGGCCTACAATGCAGCAGGCGCATCTGCACTTTCAGTATTAACGGATGAAGATTTCTTTGGTGGTAAAACAGACGATATTCTGGCTGCTAGGGCGGTAAATAATATTCCGATCTTAAGAAAAGATTTTATGATCGATGAATACCAGATTTTGGAAGCAAAAGCCTGGGGTGCTGATATCATCTTGTTGATTGCTTCGATTTTAACCCCTCAGCAGATCAACGATTTCGGGAAATTTGCAAAAGATTTAGGCTTAAATGTGCTTTTAGAAGTGCATAACCTTGAGGAACTTGAAAGGAGCATCTGCCCGAACCTGGATGCTATCGGTGTAAACAACAGAAACCTCGGCGACTTTACGGTTGACATCCAGACTTCCTTTGATCTGGTGAACAAAATCCCGGATGAGTTTTTAAAGATCTCAGAAAGTGCTATTAGCAATCCGCAAACGATTAAGGATTTAAAAGTCGCAGGTTTTAACGGGTTTTTGATCGGTGAGAATTTCATGAAAACAGATAGTCCGGGAACTGCTATTAAAGAATTTGTGGCGCAGATATAG
- a CDS encoding anthranilate synthase component I family protein — translation MYKINTTYKKMLADTTTPVSIYLRLRDVYPNSILLESSDYHSRENSMSFVCADPVAGIILKGSRLETYFPDGAVEITESKNLIDEIADFKDKFKETELPEIKFISSGLFGYFTWNAVQHFEDIKFTSETPEGEEIPEMQYHLYRYIIAIDHFKNEITLFKNTFEGEEEGGLEKMEYLIQNKNYPEYKFQLRGEESSNLTDQGFMDLVTKLQKHIYRGDVFQIVPSRAFKQAFSGDEFNVYRCLRSINPSPYLFYFDYGNFKLFGSSPEAQITIKNNSANIFPIAGTFKRSGNDIEDAEQARKLEQDPKESAEHVMLVDLARNDLSRHCNRVEVKSFKEVQYYSHLIHLVSKVSGHLQENVSAFKVVADTYPAGTLSGAPKYKAMQLIDENEKLGRNFYAGAIGFMGFNDDFNHAIMIRTFMSKNNELHYRAGAGIVADSVPETEMQEVNNKIAALRKAVQMAEGI, via the coding sequence ATGTATAAAATAAATACGACTTACAAAAAAATGCTTGCTGATACCACTACGCCAGTGAGCATTTATTTACGCTTACGTGATGTGTACCCGAACAGCATCTTATTGGAAAGTTCAGATTACCACAGTAGAGAAAACTCAATGAGTTTTGTTTGTGCCGATCCTGTTGCCGGAATTATCCTAAAGGGATCACGGTTGGAAACCTATTTTCCGGATGGGGCAGTAGAAATTACTGAAAGTAAAAACCTGATTGATGAAATCGCCGATTTTAAGGATAAATTCAAAGAAACCGAATTGCCTGAAATCAAGTTTATCTCGAGCGGATTATTCGGTTATTTTACCTGGAACGCCGTACAGCATTTTGAAGATATCAAGTTTACTTCCGAAACCCCCGAAGGGGAGGAGATTCCGGAGATGCAGTACCACTTATACCGTTATATCATTGCTATCGATCACTTCAAAAACGAAATTACGCTGTTCAAAAATACTTTCGAAGGCGAAGAAGAGGGTGGACTGGAAAAGATGGAATACCTGATCCAGAATAAAAATTATCCTGAATATAAGTTCCAGCTTCGTGGTGAGGAAAGTTCGAATTTAACCGATCAGGGTTTTATGGATTTGGTGACAAAATTACAAAAGCACATTTACCGGGGAGATGTTTTCCAGATCGTTCCTTCAAGAGCATTTAAACAGGCGTTTTCCGGAGATGAATTTAACGTGTACCGTTGTTTGCGTTCCATCAATCCTTCGCCTTACCTGTTTTATTTTGATTACGGGAATTTTAAGTTGTTCGGCTCTTCACCAGAGGCACAGATTACGATCAAAAATAATTCGGCAAACATTTTTCCAATCGCTGGAACATTTAAGAGAAGTGGAAACGATATTGAAGATGCAGAACAGGCCCGTAAACTGGAACAGGATCCGAAAGAAAGTGCTGAACACGTCATGCTGGTTGATTTGGCTAGAAACGATTTAAGCCGACACTGTAACCGTGTAGAGGTGAAATCGTTTAAAGAAGTACAATACTATTCGCACCTGATCCATTTGGTAAGTAAGGTGAGTGGACACCTGCAGGAAAATGTAAGTGCTTTTAAAGTGGTTGCCGATACCTATCCGGCAGGTACTTTAAGTGGTGCGCCAAAATACAAAGCCATGCAGCTGATTGATGAAAACGAAAAACTTGGCAGGAATTTTTATGCCGGCGCCATTGGTTTTATGGGTTTTAATGATGATTTCAACCATGCTATCATGATCAGGACTTTTATGAGCAAAAATAACGAACTGCATTACCGTGCTGGAGCAGGTATAGTGGCCGATTCGGTACCGGAAACCGAAATGCAGGAAGTAAATAATAAAATTGCTGCATTGCGTAAAGCGGTACAGATGGCAGAGGGAATTTAG
- a CDS encoding aminodeoxychorismate/anthranilate synthase component II has product MEKNINNTPPSGGKGVVLVIDNYDSFTYNLVHLINEVGYEAVVWRNDKFDLADVEKYDKILLSPGPGIPEEAGLLLDVIKTYAPTKSIFGVCLGQQAIAEVFGGTLLNLGRPMHGIATPVTVVDGNEPLFWECPQTINVGRYHSWVVSKENFPSCLKITARDHKNEIMALRHETLDVRGVQFHPESVLTEYGKQMMENWLTSTP; this is encoded by the coding sequence ATGGAAAAAAATATAAATAATACTCCCCCTTCAGGGGGCAAGGGGGTGGTCTTGGTTATCGATAACTACGATAGTTTTACCTACAATCTGGTGCATTTAATTAATGAAGTAGGATATGAAGCGGTAGTTTGGAGAAACGATAAATTCGATTTGGCTGATGTAGAAAAGTATGATAAAATATTACTTTCACCAGGCCCGGGTATTCCTGAAGAAGCGGGGCTATTACTTGATGTGATTAAGACTTATGCACCAACTAAAAGTATTTTTGGCGTATGTTTAGGCCAACAGGCCATTGCCGAAGTTTTTGGTGGTACCTTATTAAACCTGGGCAGACCGATGCATGGAATTGCCACACCCGTAACGGTTGTAGATGGGAATGAACCATTGTTCTGGGAATGCCCGCAAACCATTAATGTTGGTCGCTACCACAGTTGGGTGGTGAGTAAAGAGAACTTCCCTTCTTGTTTAAAAATAACTGCAAGAGATCATAAAAATGAGATCATGGCGTTAAGACATGAAACATTAGATGTTCGCGGGGTACAGTTTCACCCAGAAAGTGTGTTGACGGAGTATGGGAAACAGATGATGGAGAATTGGTTGACGTCTACTCCCTAG
- a CDS encoding TonB-dependent receptor, with translation MIKNLLIAVILFLCYATNSVMAQTTQASISGIVTDEQKKPIPGVSIQIRNNSTGFTTKTSTNAQGEYTFKELPLGGPYSVKAIYVGFGEQTRTGYYLNQGDAVKVAINMQEASQDLEAVQVVGTTLKNKIENIGAATAISAKAITQLPVNGRNFTSLMDLSPLSKGGNISGQLGSSTNYTIDGMNAKNPTSAGSTTSRSGAPYSISIEAVREFKVVTNQYDVTYGRSGGGTVSAVTKQGTNTLSGSAFTYGRADWLSSGYDIRGNKRQADFSTYQYGFSLGGPIIKDKLHFFVAWDHQRDARPLLIADVQSPADELRYNINRSTLDYFVDVARSKYGVANSQQYGSFPKRRGSDAGFARLDWQIDEKNLLTIRDNYTNDRNNLGLEDNTAINLYESTGNDKNVDNSLLATLRTSINSKLTNELKVQHLYTYQKSSPGDQLPSSNIPRVIVEGVTSVINGTNRATNIEMGGHRFAQEGFTNNVLQFVDNLYYNTDKVKYTFGVDFMYTHAKSLYGSEVNGRFHVQAGTKDVVTSAPGVTPVVTTKVPNFDNYENGTAYRYFREVPLMADPSVRSNIINAGIYAQMQTKLAKGLDLTAGIRLDYAHYPSSPLNQLVFDQLGVRTDNKLKSFVIQPRAQFTWDINEQRTDFVRFGAGIFASDINNYVTINNLTFDGKHYGTVDTRLGIPTAYLTGYRNDPSSAPTLSQYQLATINTYGENAKVPVVYKSNLSYSHFFTPKLRVGIAGYATLGRNNYVYVDRNMVANPYFRLSNEDNRGVYVPLASIPLTNGAADWQKGRISDKIGRVLEMNSDGKVNQFAVVLDATWQYFRDGEVTVSYTYNDTKDNTSFNGNVANTSTLSLPVKDDPRNLSNMTYSDNQFRNKVVFYATSPSLAGFNIGVRYSGIGGTRYSLLSGANTNGDFVGTNDLAFIFDRNNPNVATNVRNGLQSILDNPLASQSLKDYINKYSGQIAQRNGGINGFYGIVDVRVTKKFKLYKTHTIELSVDAFNVGNIFKKTWGVNESLGSQALYALQNPAFDATNQKFNYNVNNAGIVTPSGNPYQFQIGLRYGF, from the coding sequence ATGATTAAAAATTTACTAATTGCAGTGATACTGTTTTTATGCTATGCCACTAATTCGGTAATGGCACAAACCACACAGGCATCAATTTCCGGAATTGTAACGGATGAACAAAAGAAACCTATTCCTGGAGTTTCCATCCAGATCCGGAACAATTCAACCGGCTTTACCACTAAAACCTCTACAAATGCACAAGGAGAGTATACCTTTAAGGAGCTTCCGTTGGGCGGTCCTTATTCTGTAAAAGCCATTTATGTGGGTTTTGGAGAGCAAACCAGAACAGGTTATTACTTAAATCAAGGCGATGCGGTAAAAGTGGCCATCAATATGCAAGAGGCTTCTCAGGATTTAGAAGCCGTGCAAGTGGTAGGCACAACCTTAAAAAACAAAATCGAGAACATCGGCGCAGCTACAGCCATTTCTGCAAAAGCAATTACGCAGTTGCCTGTTAATGGACGTAACTTTACCTCATTAATGGACTTATCTCCATTAAGCAAAGGCGGTAACATCTCTGGTCAGTTAGGTTCTTCTACCAACTACACCATTGATGGTATGAATGCAAAAAACCCAACCTCGGCAGGAAGTACAACCAGCCGCAGCGGTGCACCATATTCTATTTCGATCGAAGCTGTACGCGAATTTAAAGTAGTAACCAATCAATACGATGTTACTTACGGACGTAGCGGCGGTGGTACGGTAAGTGCGGTAACCAAACAAGGTACCAATACATTAAGCGGAAGCGCTTTTACCTATGGCCGTGCCGATTGGTTATCAAGCGGATACGATATAAGGGGGAATAAACGTCAGGCAGATTTTTCTACCTACCAGTACGGTTTCTCATTGGGTGGACCAATTATTAAGGATAAATTACACTTTTTTGTGGCTTGGGATCATCAACGAGATGCTCGCCCGTTGTTAATTGCAGATGTTCAATCTCCGGCAGATGAGTTGCGTTACAACATTAACCGTTCTACACTTGATTACTTTGTTGACGTTGCCCGCTCTAAATACGGCGTTGCAAACTCGCAACAGTATGGTTCATTCCCTAAACGAAGAGGATCTGATGCGGGTTTCGCCCGTTTAGATTGGCAGATTGATGAAAAAAACTTATTAACCATTCGTGATAATTATACTAACGACCGTAATAATTTAGGGTTAGAAGATAATACCGCTATTAATTTATACGAATCTACAGGTAACGATAAAAATGTTGATAATAGCTTATTGGCCACTTTACGTACTTCAATTAACTCGAAATTAACAAACGAATTAAAAGTTCAGCATTTATACACTTACCAAAAAAGTTCTCCTGGTGATCAATTGCCTTCATCGAATATTCCACGTGTAATCGTAGAAGGCGTAACTTCTGTAATCAACGGCACAAACAGGGCAACCAATATCGAAATGGGTGGTCATCGTTTTGCACAGGAAGGCTTTACCAATAACGTATTGCAATTTGTAGATAACCTTTATTATAATACCGATAAGGTAAAATATACTTTTGGTGTCGATTTTATGTACACCCATGCTAAATCATTGTATGGCAGTGAGGTGAATGGCCGTTTCCATGTTCAGGCAGGTACAAAAGATGTAGTTACCAGCGCTCCTGGTGTAACACCTGTAGTAACTACTAAAGTACCTAACTTTGATAATTACGAGAATGGAACCGCTTACCGTTATTTCAGGGAAGTGCCTTTAATGGCCGATCCGAGTGTGCGTTCGAATATTATCAATGCCGGTATTTATGCACAGATGCAGACTAAACTAGCCAAAGGTTTAGATTTAACTGCTGGTATCCGTTTAGATTATGCGCATTATCCTTCCTCACCATTAAATCAACTGGTATTTGATCAATTGGGTGTACGTACCGATAATAAGCTAAAATCGTTCGTTATCCAGCCCCGTGCACAGTTTACCTGGGATATCAATGAACAAAGAACAGACTTTGTCCGTTTTGGAGCAGGTATATTTGCCTCTGACATCAATAACTATGTCACCATTAACAACTTAACTTTTGATGGTAAACATTACGGAACGGTTGATACACGTCTTGGCATCCCTACAGCCTATTTAACAGGTTACAGAAATGATCCTTCAAGCGCGCCAACATTAAGTCAATATCAGCTTGCAACCATCAACACCTATGGCGAAAATGCTAAAGTGCCGGTTGTTTATAAATCAAACTTGTCTTATAGTCACTTCTTTACTCCTAAATTAAGGGTGGGTATTGCAGGTTATGCAACTTTAGGCAGAAACAACTATGTATATGTAGACCGCAACATGGTTGCTAATCCATATTTCAGGTTATCGAACGAGGACAACCGTGGAGTATATGTTCCTCTAGCAAGTATCCCGCTTACCAATGGTGCAGCAGATTGGCAAAAAGGACGTATCAGCGATAAAATTGGCCGTGTATTAGAAATGAACAGTGATGGTAAGGTAAACCAGTTTGCGGTTGTACTTGATGCTACCTGGCAGTATTTCAGAGATGGCGAGGTTACGGTAAGTTATACATACAACGATACAAAAGATAATACTTCATTTAACGGAAACGTGGCCAATACCTCAACTTTATCTTTACCAGTAAAAGATGATCCACGTAATTTAAGCAACATGACTTATTCTGATAATCAGTTCAGGAACAAAGTTGTTTTTTATGCGACATCACCAAGTTTAGCAGGTTTTAACATCGGTGTACGCTACTCTGGTATCGGTGGAACACGTTACAGCTTACTATCGGGCGCCAATACCAATGGTGATTTCGTAGGCACGAATGATCTGGCGTTCATTTTCGACAGGAACAACCCAAATGTTGCCACAAACGTGCGTAACGGCTTACAGAGTATCTTGGATAATCCTTTGGCCAGCCAGAGTTTGAAAGATTATATCAATAAATACTCAGGTCAGATTGCACAGCGTAATGGTGGTATTAATGGATTTTACGGTATAGTTGATGTTAGGGTAACCAAAAAATTCAAGCTGTACAAAACCCACACGATTGAATTATCTGTTGATGCGTTCAACGTAGGCAACATCTTCAAAAAAACATGGGGTGTTAACGAGTCATTGGGTTCGCAGGCTTTATATGCATTGCAAAACCCGGCGTTTGATGCCACCAACCAGAAATTTAATTACAATGTAAACAATGCCGGTATTGTAACCCCATCGGGTAATCCTTACCAGTTCCAAATCGGTTTACGTTACGGATTTTAA
- a CDS encoding cytochrome B, with protein MYNILKSAHSGWRYIVLILLVIAVINALSGWFGNKTYTEGNRKLNVFTLISAHIQFLIGLVLFFLSPLTKLPMSDAIGRYFKAEHTSMMLIAIILITIGNAKSKKVAEAVAKHRTIAIFFGLALILIIVAILLMVKAVPGRSFFGVS; from the coding sequence ATGTACAACATCTTAAAATCTGCGCACTCCGGATGGCGCTACATCGTATTAATTTTATTGGTTATTGCTGTAATCAATGCTTTATCGGGCTGGTTTGGTAATAAAACGTATACAGAAGGTAACCGCAAACTGAATGTATTTACGCTGATCAGTGCACACATTCAATTCCTGATAGGTTTGGTGCTTTTTTTCTTAAGTCCATTAACAAAATTGCCAATGAGCGATGCGATAGGCCGTTACTTTAAGGCTGAGCATACTTCAATGATGCTTATTGCGATTATTCTGATTACCATTGGTAATGCAAAATCGAAAAAGGTAGCAGAAGCTGTAGCAAAGCACCGCACTATAGCTATTTTCTTCGGACTGGCGTTGATTTTAATTATTGTAGCTATTCTATTAATGGTTAAGGCAGTTCCCGGAAGATCGTTTTTTGGAGTTTCTTAA
- a CDS encoding amidohydrolase family protein translates to MHTNKYLLSLALSATSLMCFAQANISPAKKQSKTIAITGATVHVGNGTVIENGTILFGNGKIISVVANGQVPQDDVLRIVATGKHIYPGFIAATTNLGLTEIEAVKATLDFQEIGDFNSHIRSIVAYNTDSKVPATLRSNGILMAQPTPQGGTVSGSSSVVQLDAWNWEDAALKTDDAMHVTWPVTPRFRAGFGGFGRPQLSPEVLAERTQAAIAQLTSFFAEAKAYSEMGKPEVINTRFEAMKKVFSGNEKLFIAADSQKDIVAAVNFARKFGITPVITGADEAYLIIDFLKDNNITLVVKQPHALPNNNDDDVNMPYKNAAILANAGLNVVLSIDGYWQQRNLPFMAGTVTAWGLDKEKALSTITLNAAKAMGVDKTTGSIETGKDATFFISAGDALDMRTNKVEQAFIQGRDINLDNLHKQLDKKFSDKYAAEKK, encoded by the coding sequence ATGCACACTAACAAATATCTACTCAGCCTGGCTTTATCGGCAACAAGCCTGATGTGTTTTGCACAGGCAAACATTTCGCCAGCTAAAAAACAAAGTAAAACCATCGCCATTACCGGTGCAACCGTACATGTGGGTAATGGAACAGTTATTGAAAATGGCACAATCCTTTTTGGGAACGGAAAAATTATTTCGGTTGTAGCCAACGGACAAGTGCCACAGGATGATGTACTGCGTATTGTGGCTACAGGCAAACACATTTACCCAGGTTTTATTGCAGCCACCACCAATTTAGGTTTAACAGAAATTGAAGCGGTAAAAGCAACCCTGGATTTTCAGGAAATAGGCGATTTTAATTCGCACATCCGTTCTATCGTGGCTTACAATACTGATTCGAAGGTTCCGGCTACTTTACGCAGCAATGGGATTTTAATGGCACAGCCAACGCCACAGGGTGGTACCGTTTCAGGCAGTTCATCAGTGGTTCAGCTTGATGCATGGAACTGGGAAGATGCAGCCCTTAAAACTGATGATGCTATGCATGTTACCTGGCCGGTTACCCCTCGTTTTAGAGCCGGCTTTGGAGGCTTCGGCAGACCGCAGTTATCGCCGGAAGTGTTAGCAGAAAGAACGCAGGCTGCAATTGCGCAGTTGACTTCGTTTTTTGCTGAAGCAAAAGCCTATTCCGAAATGGGTAAACCCGAAGTAATTAATACCCGTTTCGAAGCCATGAAAAAGGTTTTCTCGGGAAATGAGAAATTATTTATTGCGGCAGATAGTCAGAAGGATATTGTAGCAGCCGTTAATTTCGCCAGGAAATTTGGCATCACGCCAGTAATTACCGGCGCAGATGAAGCGTATCTGATCATCGATTTCCTGAAAGATAATAACATTACCCTAGTGGTGAAACAACCTCATGCCTTACCCAATAACAATGATGATGATGTAAACATGCCTTATAAAAATGCTGCCATATTGGCCAATGCAGGTTTAAACGTAGTATTGAGTATTGATGGTTATTGGCAACAGCGCAATTTGCCTTTCATGGCTGGTACGGTTACAGCCTGGGGATTGGATAAAGAAAAAGCGCTATCTACCATCACCTTAAACGCAGCAAAAGCGATGGGTGTAGATAAGACCACTGGAAGCATTGAAACAGGTAAAGATGCTACTTTCTTTATCTCTGCCGGCGATGCATTAGATATGCGCACCAATAAAGTAGAACAGGCTTTTATTCAGGGCAGGGATATCAACCTGGATAACCTGCATAAACAATTGGATAAGAAGTTTAGCGATAAATATGCTGCTGAAAAGAAGTAG